The Benincasa hispida cultivar B227 chromosome 11, ASM972705v1, whole genome shotgun sequence genome has a segment encoding these proteins:
- the LOC120089867 gene encoding UDP-glycosyltransferase 73C6-like: MASNPHFLLFPFMAQGHMIPMIDLAKLLAYRGAIVTIFTTPLNAARYHSVLARAIDSGLQIHVAELPFPCNIAGLPEGCENFDLLPSFHSVSTFFRATYLLYDPSDELMQQLCPRPTAIISDVCLPWTLRLAQKHNIPRLVFYSLSCFYFLCMQSLETKETLIRFISDSQFVTLVDQFKFRKAQLPKFISEDMVAFLKEINEADRMSYGVILNTFEELEHKYLAEYKKTRESPDRLWCVGPVSLCNDNKLDRAERGNRASIDEHECTKWLDEQDSCSVVYVSLGSLCNLVTAQLIELGLGLEAANKPFIWVIRKGNLTEELLKWLDEYDFEGKIKGRGVLIRGWAPQVLILSHSAIGCFLTHCGWNSSIEGIAAGVPMITWPLFADQIFNQTLIVEILRIGVGVGVETGVHWGEEEEKGVVVKREKVREAIEMMLEGDNREEMKQRCRELAKMAKMAVEEGGSSHRNLTCLIQDNRNLLKLNTNSEV, encoded by the coding sequence ATGGCTTCCAATCCTCACTTTCTTCTCTTCCCTTTCATGGCACAAGGCCACATGATCCCCATGATCGACCTCGCCAAGCTTCTCGCCTACCGTGGCGCCATTGTCACCATCTTCACCACCCCCCTCAATGCCGCTCGCTACCACTCTGTTTTAGCTCGTGCCATTGACTCTGGCTTGCAAATCCATGTCGCTGAACTCCCATTTCCTTGCAACATAGCCGGGCTGCCTGAAGGCTGCGAGAATTTCGACTTGCTACCATCATTTCATTCCGTCTCCACCTTCTTCAGAGCCACATATCTCCTTTACGACCCATCGGATGAACTGATGCAGCAACTCTGCCCCCGACCTACCGCCATTATTTCTGATGTCTGCCTTCCTTGGACTTTACGCCTTGCTCAGAAACACAATATTCCCAGGCTTGTTTTCTACAGTTTGAGTTGCTTCTATTTTCTGTGTATGCAGAGTTTAGAAACGAAGGAGACCCTTATTCGTTTCATCTCTGATTCCCAATTTGTAACTTTAGTCGATCAATTCAAATTTCGCAAGGCGCAGCTACCGAAATTCATCAGTGAAGATATGGTGGCTTTTCTTAAGGAAATAAACGAAGCTGATAGGATGTCATACGGCGtaattttaaatacatttgAGGAGCTAGAGCATAAGTATCTTGCGGAGTATAAGAAGACGAGAGAATCTCCGGACAGATTGTGGTGTGTTGGCCCTGTTTCGCTTTGTAACGACAACAAACTCGACAGAGCTGAAAGAGGAAACAGAGCATCAATTGATGAACACGAATGCACCAAATGGCTAGACGAGCAGGACTCATGTTCGGTGGTTTATGTTTCATTGGGAAGCTTGTGTAATTTGGTGACGGCGCAACTCATAGAGCTTGGATTGGGGTTGGAGGCAGCAAACAAGCCATTCATTTGGGTCATACGAAAAGGAAATTTAACAGAGGAGTTACTGAAATGGCTGGACGAGTATGATTTTGAGGGGAAGATCAAAGGGAGAGGCGTTTTGATTCGTGGGTGGGCGCCCCAAGTTTTGATACTTTCACACTCTGCAATTGGGTGTTTTTTGACGCACTGTGGTTGGAATTCGAGCATCGAAGGGATAGCGGCAGGGGTTCCGATGATCACTTGGCCTCTTTTTGCAGATCAAATATTCAACCAGACGTTGATTGTGGAGATTCTCAGAATCGGCGTAGGTGTAGGGGTAGAAACGGGTGTGCACTGGGGAGAGGAAGAGGAGAAAGGGGTGGTGGTGAAGAGAGAAAAGGTGAGGGAAGCCATTGAAATGATGTTGGAAGGAGATAACAGAGAAGAGATGAAGCAGAGATGCAGAGAGCTGGCGAAGATGGCAAAGATGGCGGTAGAAGAAGGCGGCTCCTCCCACCGGAATCTCACATGCCTAATTCAAGATAATCGAAATTTGCTAAAATTGAACACAAACTCAGaagtttaa